A genomic segment from Pedobacter sp. MC2016-14 encodes:
- a CDS encoding murein L,D-transpeptidase catalytic domain family protein, with protein sequence MRKYILGGAGIVLITLSLFTMSWKSPVETSPVVRTASEDSLYNKYVKDLYDSVKLATTGLSRTVFEKAITGYYNLKITGKVSNAKSILSIADMDQLSSSKRLWIIDLDKKELLLNTWVAHGQHSGDDKATRFSNTNDSFQSSLGFYVTGEIYTGKHGRSLKLDGMDNGYNDNARRRSIVVHGAAYVSQGTINALGRLGRSQGCPAVAPELANEVINTIEGKTVLFINSSDQRYTSKFLDEHKAADLAGIYPEKISTALIASGT encoded by the coding sequence ATGAGAAAATACATTTTAGGCGGAGCTGGTATTGTTCTAATCACCCTTTCGCTTTTTACCATGAGCTGGAAATCTCCAGTAGAAACCAGCCCGGTTGTACGCACTGCATCGGAAGATTCTTTGTATAACAAATACGTAAAGGACCTTTATGATTCAGTAAAACTGGCCACAACCGGATTGAGCAGAACTGTTTTTGAAAAAGCAATAACCGGCTATTACAACCTTAAAATAACCGGAAAAGTAAGTAATGCAAAATCCATTCTCAGCATTGCGGATATGGACCAGCTCAGCAGTTCAAAACGTCTTTGGATTATTGATTTGGATAAAAAAGAATTGCTTCTTAATACCTGGGTTGCTCATGGACAACATAGCGGAGACGATAAAGCTACTCGTTTTTCCAACACCAATGATTCTTTTCAAAGCAGTTTAGGCTTTTATGTAACCGGAGAAATTTATACCGGTAAACATGGAAGATCACTTAAACTGGATGGCATGGACAATGGCTATAACGATAATGCACGTAGGCGCTCAATAGTGGTTCACGGTGCTGCTTATGTAAGCCAGGGTACCATTAACGCATTAGGCAGGCTGGGTCGCAGTCAGGGTTGCCCTGCGGTTGCGCCCGAACTTGCCAATGAAGTCATCAATACTATTGAAGGTAAGACTGTACTGTTCATCAACAGCAGCGATCAACGATATACCTCTAAGTTTTTAGACGAGCACAAAGCTGCAGATCTAGCTGGTATTTACCCAGAAAAAATCAGTACAGCGCTAATCGCTTCCGGAACTTAG
- a CDS encoding Uma2 family endonuclease, protein MEDDKLEEKKYNIEDPVISKVEEIDLSGTYSYAQYLKWEIDERLELIKGKIFAMSAPNRNHQKICGHIFSKLYNYLEKHPCEVYIAPFDVRLANRYNPDSKVFTVVQPDICVVCDQNKLDEKGCIGAPDIMVEILSPGNNAKEMLNKYDVYEESGVREYWVVVPAERILLQYVLNEAGVFEAQRPITGKGMLVSVVLPGFQIEADLVFKGISE, encoded by the coding sequence ATGGAAGATGATAAATTGGAAGAAAAAAAATACAATATTGAAGATCCGGTTATTAGTAAAGTGGAGGAGATTGACCTTTCCGGAACCTATAGCTATGCACAGTATTTGAAATGGGAAATTGACGAACGCCTGGAGCTTATAAAAGGGAAGATTTTTGCCATGAGTGCCCCGAACCGCAACCACCAGAAGATTTGCGGGCATATATTTAGTAAATTATATAATTACCTTGAAAAACATCCCTGCGAAGTATATATCGCTCCTTTTGATGTGAGGTTGGCTAATAGGTACAATCCGGATTCAAAGGTTTTTACCGTAGTGCAGCCAGACATATGTGTGGTATGCGATCAAAATAAGCTGGATGAAAAAGGCTGCATTGGCGCTCCGGATATTATGGTTGAGATTTTATCTCCCGGTAATAATGCCAAAGAAATGCTAAATAAATACGATGTGTATGAAGAATCTGGCGTGAGGGAGTATTGGGTAGTGGTGCCCGCAGAAAGAATTCTTTTGCAATACGTTTTAAACGAGGCCGGCGTATTTGAAGCACAGCGCCCTATTACTGGAAAAGGGATGTTGGTTTCTGTGGTGTTGCCCGGATTTCAAATTGAAGCAGACCTTGTTTTTAAAGGAATTAGTGAATAA
- a CDS encoding glycoside hydrolase family 28 protein: protein MFKKVLAILTVCILFTVNLKAKYPLPALQKEFNIKAYGAIGDGKTDNAQAIQKAIDAASNSGGGKVIVPAGAVFLTGPFNLKSNIEFNVEVNAKVLANPNEKVYTKSAFRENKGEGTIWIGGENLINVTISGGGTIDGNGISFMGAELEDSYVLKPFTVVDPRPHLLTIVGGKNIRIRDLSIVNSAYWTIHLIGCNDVTIDNITLLNSLKVRNSDGIDLDHSKNVRISNCYIESGDDCICLKNRREYEEFGTCENITVNNCTMTSRSCAIKIGSENMDKISQVLINNCIIKKSNRGIGIQNRDEGTVSDVIFSNIIIESHLFSDVWWGKSEPIYVTSYARAKGNNKDAGWRFPKGATEGRAGAVKNIFFSNIKCSSENGIYVGGESPELVSGITFDQVDLFIDKTTNISGGFFDRRPSNVEGLPKANVSAFYIDKANDVLIRNSSIKWGTQLPDYFGHAVEIHQSGSVKVIGLEGTSAFPKKMDAVKDYH, encoded by the coding sequence ATGTTCAAAAAAGTTTTAGCCATACTTACAGTTTGTATCCTTTTTACAGTAAACCTGAAAGCGAAATACCCTTTACCAGCTCTTCAAAAGGAATTTAACATTAAAGCTTACGGTGCTATCGGAGATGGAAAGACAGACAATGCCCAGGCCATACAGAAAGCCATTGACGCCGCATCAAATTCTGGTGGTGGAAAGGTAATTGTCCCTGCAGGTGCAGTATTTTTAACCGGCCCTTTTAACTTGAAATCTAATATTGAATTTAATGTTGAGGTAAATGCGAAAGTACTGGCTAATCCAAATGAGAAAGTTTACACCAAAAGTGCCTTCAGGGAAAACAAAGGTGAAGGTACAATCTGGATTGGAGGAGAAAACCTGATCAATGTTACCATTAGCGGAGGAGGAACTATTGATGGCAATGGCATTTCCTTTATGGGTGCGGAGCTGGAGGATTCATACGTACTAAAACCGTTTACTGTTGTAGATCCACGCCCGCATCTCTTAACGATAGTTGGCGGTAAAAACATCAGGATTCGTGACTTAAGCATCGTTAACTCCGCTTACTGGACCATTCATTTAATTGGATGCAATGATGTAACCATTGATAACATTACACTTCTAAATAGCCTTAAAGTTAGAAACAGCGATGGCATAGACCTTGATCACAGCAAAAATGTGCGCATCAGCAATTGTTATATCGAATCAGGTGATGATTGTATCTGTCTCAAAAACAGACGAGAATATGAAGAATTTGGTACTTGTGAAAATATTACCGTAAATAACTGCACCATGACCTCACGCTCTTGTGCCATTAAAATAGGTTCTGAGAACATGGACAAAATTAGCCAGGTGCTGATCAATAACTGCATCATTAAAAAAAGTAACCGCGGTATTGGTATTCAGAACAGAGATGAGGGAACCGTATCTGATGTGATCTTCTCTAACATTATTATAGAGTCTCATTTGTTTTCTGATGTATGGTGGGGCAAATCAGAGCCGATATATGTTACTTCTTATGCCCGTGCAAAAGGCAATAACAAGGACGCAGGCTGGCGTTTTCCGAAAGGGGCAACCGAAGGCCGCGCAGGTGCCGTAAAAAACATCTTTTTCAGCAACATCAAATGCAGCAGTGAAAATGGCATTTACGTAGGCGGCGAAAGTCCGGAGCTTGTGTCTGGAATTACATTTGACCAGGTAGATCTCTTCATTGATAAAACAACAAACATCTCTGGAGGCTTCTTTGACCGCCGTCCCTCTAATGTAGAAGGTTTACCAAAAGCCAATGTCTCTGCGTTCTATATTGATAAGGCCAATGATGTACTCATTCGCAACAGCAGCATAAAATGGGGAACGCAGCTTCCTGATTATTTTGGCCACGCGGTGGAAATACATCAATCAGGAAGCGTAAAAGTAATTGGACTGGAAGGTACTTCGGCATTTCCCAAAAAGATGGATGCGGTAAAAGATTACCATTAG
- the ligD gene encoding DNA ligase D, with translation MSLEKYIKKRDFSKTSEPAGEKAKSKAKGKTVKAGSALTFVIQKHAASHLHYDFRLEMEGVLKSWAVPKGPSTDPKTKRLAMMVEDHPYDYRTFEGLIPKGEYGGGTVIVWDEGTYEPIEKIKGKKAQEKHLLTQLEEGSLKIVLHGHKVKGEFALVKTKGMGENGWLLIKHKDKYASENDITKKDKSVLSKKTVEQVEKTSDQVWHSTQTDYLRDGKKAKIPVGIKPMLATLVDEPFDDPDWIYEVKWDGYRALGFINEGNVELLSRNYKSFNDKFYPIYKALQQWKINAVVDGEIVVINDKGISNFAKLQNWRSEDDGDLVYYIFDLLWYNGMDLTELPLAQRQAILKDVLPEGDDQIRMSKVFEANGIDFYNASKRIGLEGIIAKKASSTYSAGARSKEWLKIKVGKRQEVVIGGYTLNKDSSKLFSSLLLGVFDQGKFKYVGKVGTGFNDEMQKELMQQFQPLILKKSAFDEEPDYNKPSRFRPNPPHAKATWLKPELVCEVAFSEVTSDGVFRHPSFQGMRIDKKAKDIVKEVAVATDRIVEEADVSEHDTAIVPPKGKSRKTLLNPKDETQVRKVKGHELKFTHLSKLYWPEDQIEKREMFNYYYQVADYILPYLKDRPMSLNRFPGGIHAKSFYQKDVRGKAPDWAKTFPYENGDGEHKEYLVGQDEATLLWMATLGCIEMNPWFSRISSPEHPDYCVIDLDPDKNTFDQVITAAQEVKKVLDELDIPGYCKTSGSTGMHIYIPLAAKYDYEQSQLFARILVKIVHQQIPKFTTLERMISNRKGKMYLDFLQNRPGATIAGPYSLRPKPGATVSMPLHWDEVKAGLKMKDFTILNAVDRLKETGDLFKGVLGKGIDLEKTIKKAQSIFK, from the coding sequence ATGAGTCTGGAGAAATATATAAAAAAACGTGATTTTAGTAAAACATCAGAACCTGCGGGTGAAAAGGCTAAAAGCAAGGCTAAAGGAAAAACTGTTAAGGCTGGTTCAGCATTAACTTTTGTGATTCAAAAGCATGCAGCCTCACATTTACATTACGATTTCAGGCTTGAAATGGAAGGCGTGCTCAAAAGCTGGGCGGTGCCAAAGGGTCCTTCTACAGATCCGAAAACCAAACGATTGGCCATGATGGTAGAAGATCATCCTTACGATTACAGAACCTTTGAGGGCTTGATCCCAAAGGGAGAATACGGAGGGGGAACCGTTATTGTGTGGGATGAAGGGACTTATGAGCCGATTGAAAAAATTAAAGGTAAAAAGGCACAGGAAAAACATTTACTTACACAATTGGAAGAGGGGTCATTGAAGATTGTACTCCATGGACATAAAGTAAAAGGGGAGTTTGCGCTGGTTAAGACCAAAGGTATGGGCGAAAATGGATGGTTACTGATCAAACATAAAGATAAGTATGCCTCTGAAAATGACATTACAAAAAAAGACAAATCTGTATTGTCTAAAAAGACGGTTGAGCAGGTGGAGAAAACAAGTGATCAGGTTTGGCACAGTACCCAAACCGATTATTTACGGGACGGGAAAAAGGCTAAAATACCTGTTGGTATTAAGCCTATGCTGGCTACATTGGTAGATGAGCCTTTTGACGACCCGGACTGGATATATGAAGTGAAATGGGATGGCTACCGTGCCCTCGGTTTTATAAATGAAGGTAATGTAGAACTGCTGTCCAGGAATTACAAATCTTTCAATGATAAGTTTTACCCCATTTATAAAGCCCTTCAACAATGGAAAATTAATGCGGTAGTGGATGGCGAAATTGTGGTGATAAACGATAAGGGGATCAGCAATTTTGCTAAGCTGCAAAACTGGCGAAGTGAAGATGATGGCGACTTGGTTTATTATATTTTTGACCTGCTTTGGTATAATGGTATGGACCTTACAGAATTGCCCCTGGCACAGCGCCAAGCTATTTTAAAGGATGTTCTACCTGAAGGCGACGATCAAATTAGGATGAGTAAGGTATTTGAAGCAAATGGAATAGATTTCTATAACGCATCTAAAAGAATTGGTTTGGAGGGTATTATTGCCAAGAAGGCTAGCAGTACCTATTCTGCCGGTGCCAGAAGCAAAGAATGGCTTAAAATAAAAGTTGGCAAACGCCAGGAGGTTGTGATAGGAGGCTATACGCTCAATAAAGATTCGTCCAAATTGTTCAGCTCCCTGTTGCTTGGCGTATTTGATCAGGGCAAGTTTAAGTATGTTGGAAAAGTGGGTACAGGTTTTAACGATGAAATGCAGAAAGAGCTGATGCAGCAGTTCCAACCCCTTATCCTAAAAAAAAGTGCCTTTGATGAAGAACCGGATTACAACAAACCTTCGCGTTTCAGACCCAATCCTCCTCATGCCAAAGCTACCTGGTTAAAACCTGAACTGGTTTGTGAGGTTGCTTTTAGTGAGGTTACCAGCGATGGCGTTTTCCGTCATCCATCGTTTCAAGGTATGAGGATTGACAAAAAGGCTAAAGATATTGTTAAGGAAGTCGCAGTTGCTACAGATCGGATAGTTGAGGAGGCAGATGTTTCAGAACATGATACAGCTATAGTTCCTCCGAAGGGAAAGTCCCGTAAAACTTTGCTTAATCCTAAGGATGAAACCCAGGTGCGGAAAGTAAAAGGGCATGAGCTTAAGTTTACGCACTTGAGTAAATTGTACTGGCCGGAAGATCAAATTGAGAAAAGAGAAATGTTCAATTACTATTATCAGGTGGCAGATTATATCTTGCCTTATTTAAAAGATCGGCCCATGTCATTAAACCGGTTTCCTGGTGGTATCCATGCCAAGAGCTTTTATCAGAAAGATGTGCGGGGTAAAGCGCCGGATTGGGCCAAAACTTTTCCTTATGAAAATGGAGATGGCGAGCATAAAGAATATCTTGTAGGCCAGGATGAAGCTACTTTACTTTGGATGGCTACGCTGGGCTGCATTGAAATGAACCCCTGGTTTAGCAGGATTTCTTCACCAGAACATCCTGATTATTGCGTAATTGATCTTGATCCTGATAAAAATACTTTTGATCAGGTGATTACTGCTGCGCAAGAGGTAAAAAAGGTTTTAGATGAACTGGATATCCCAGGTTACTGCAAGACTTCAGGTTCAACCGGAATGCATATTTATATCCCCCTGGCGGCAAAATATGATTATGAGCAGTCGCAATTGTTTGCCCGGATCCTGGTTAAAATAGTGCATCAGCAAATTCCAAAGTTTACCACGCTGGAACGGATGATAAGCAATCGAAAAGGGAAGATGTATCTTGATTTTTTACAAAACCGGCCGGGCGCTACCATTGCCGGTCCTTATTCATTAAGACCAAAACCAGGTGCTACCGTTTCTATGCCTTTGCATTGGGATGAAGTTAAAGCTGGTTTGAAAATGAAAGATTTTACGATTTTAAATGCTGTTGACAGGTTGAAAGAAACCGGAGATTTGTTTAAAGGTGTATTGGGTAAGGGAATAGACTTGGAGAAAACCATTAAAAAAGCACAAAGCATATTTAAGTAA
- a CDS encoding BatD family protein: protein MKKTPYILVLLMLWSVTLLAQNIKFTASLSQNTVGTGEAFELSFSVNGNIESFNPPDLSIFRVLGGPNQSSSMTSINGNTTMSMSLGYDLMAVKEGEYTIGAATITANGKTYRSNPLKIKVVKGRAVQQQQNGSSSNSAQQQDVAPGNPANLAKSLFIRAIPDKTSVYQGEQISVTYKLYTNVSLVDMQPDKLPEFNGFWSQEIKNNNPNIEWATEVYKGVSYHTGIIKQIILFPEHAGNLALDPLGATFSVRQAVPSNDPFEQLFGGGSFKDSKYKVKSAQVTIRVKPLPMAGKPAGFQGAVGDFSLGTVVDKDVLKANESLNYTIKISGSGNLKLLPNLTVDFPEGFEKYDPKITDKITESVNGVSGSRDYTFLTIPRKEGKYTIPAYKFSYFNPATGQYHTLISGTFPVTVNKGDVSAESKVFTSGNKKDGNMLDGDEIDIQSTQNHFSTAMKALFGTVWLYIILVVAVSSWFGYRYYRNWNLARNIDPEAIKKRNANKLAAKYLAQAKTELQKADRIAFYEAIYKGIYGYLSHKLSIAVSDLNHHNIVSRLRDTKLNENTINELLKTLEMCEMARYAPVSSSSEPEVFEKAKNNIADIEAHFKGQ, encoded by the coding sequence ATGAAGAAGACACCATATATTTTAGTCCTATTGATGTTGTGGTCAGTGACTTTACTGGCTCAAAACATAAAATTTACGGCATCACTGAGCCAAAACACTGTTGGTACGGGAGAAGCATTTGAACTCAGTTTTAGCGTTAACGGCAATATAGAATCTTTTAATCCACCAGATCTTTCCATATTTCGTGTACTGGGCGGCCCTAATCAGAGTTCAAGCATGACTTCTATCAACGGGAATACCACGATGTCTATGTCTCTTGGATACGATTTAATGGCTGTTAAAGAGGGCGAATACACCATTGGCGCAGCAACGATTACAGCCAACGGAAAAACTTACCGGTCAAATCCCCTAAAAATAAAGGTAGTTAAAGGCAGAGCGGTACAACAACAGCAAAATGGCTCTTCCTCTAATTCTGCGCAACAGCAGGATGTGGCGCCTGGAAATCCGGCAAACCTTGCAAAAAGTCTGTTTATAAGGGCCATTCCAGACAAAACATCCGTTTATCAGGGAGAGCAAATTTCTGTTACCTATAAACTATATACCAATGTGTCTCTGGTAGATATGCAACCAGATAAACTACCTGAATTTAATGGGTTCTGGAGTCAGGAGATCAAAAATAACAATCCAAATATTGAATGGGCAACTGAGGTATACAAAGGCGTATCCTATCATACAGGGATCATCAAGCAGATTATCCTTTTCCCTGAACATGCAGGTAACCTTGCCCTTGATCCATTGGGTGCCACCTTTTCTGTAAGACAAGCCGTTCCTTCCAACGATCCCTTCGAGCAGCTTTTTGGAGGCGGTTCTTTTAAAGACAGCAAGTATAAGGTTAAAAGCGCACAGGTTACCATTCGCGTAAAACCACTCCCAATGGCGGGTAAACCAGCAGGATTTCAAGGTGCAGTGGGTGATTTCTCGTTGGGCACCGTTGTAGATAAGGATGTTTTAAAAGCCAATGAATCTTTAAATTATACCATCAAAATATCCGGTTCCGGAAACCTCAAACTACTTCCAAATTTAACGGTTGATTTCCCTGAAGGATTTGAAAAATACGACCCAAAAATCACAGATAAAATTACAGAAAGCGTAAACGGTGTTTCGGGAAGCAGAGATTATACTTTCCTGACCATTCCACGAAAGGAAGGAAAATATACAATTCCAGCTTATAAATTCTCCTACTTTAACCCTGCAACAGGTCAGTATCATACCCTTATTTCCGGCACTTTTCCGGTTACCGTAAATAAAGGCGATGTAAGTGCAGAGAGCAAGGTCTTTACTTCGGGAAACAAAAAAGACGGCAACATGCTTGATGGAGATGAAATAGACATTCAGTCTACCCAAAATCATTTTAGCACTGCTATGAAGGCCCTTTTTGGAACCGTATGGTTATACATTATTCTTGTAGTAGCAGTAAGCTCCTGGTTCGGTTACCGGTACTACCGCAACTGGAACTTAGCACGTAACATTGATCCCGAAGCCATTAAAAAAAGAAATGCCAATAAACTGGCGGCAAAATATTTAGCACAGGCAAAAACAGAGCTTCAAAAAGCAGATAGAATAGCCTTTTATGAAGCCATTTATAAAGGAATCTATGGATACCTGAGCCATAAACTAAGTATTGCCGTATCAGACCTAAACCATCATAATATTGTGAGCAGGCTTCGTGATACGAAACTGAACGAAAATACCATCAATGAGCTATTGAAAACTTTAGAAATGTGCGAAATGGCCCGCTATGCACCGGTATCTTCGTCCTCAGAACCTGAAGTATTTGAAAAGGCAAAAAACAACATCGCAGATATAGAAGCTCATTTCAAGGGGCAATAG
- a CDS encoding tetratricopeptide repeat protein → MKKTIIIAALLLHAGILLAQKEKGDIHKGNQLYKEQKYKEAEASYRKSVTKASQSLEGNFNLGDALYKQKNFKDAAQKFTELAESATRPDVKAKAYHNLGNALLEDKKLQESVDAYKKSLMNNPKDEQTRYNLAYAMEKLKQQQQQDKKNEKNKDKNKDDKSKDNKNQEQKDKDDKNKDKKDKDGKDKDQQNKDQKGQQPQPDKLSKEDAERMLQALNNEEKNTQDKLKNKKAKGTKARIVKDW, encoded by the coding sequence ATGAAAAAGACAATTATCATTGCGGCTTTGCTGCTGCATGCCGGCATACTCTTAGCACAAAAAGAAAAGGGAGATATTCATAAAGGGAACCAGCTGTACAAGGAACAGAAATATAAGGAAGCTGAAGCCAGCTACCGAAAGTCTGTAACGAAAGCGAGCCAATCGCTGGAAGGCAATTTTAACCTTGGAGATGCCTTATACAAACAGAAAAACTTTAAAGATGCAGCACAGAAGTTTACGGAACTTGCCGAATCGGCTACTCGTCCTGATGTAAAAGCCAAAGCCTATCATAACCTTGGAAATGCCCTGCTGGAAGATAAAAAGCTACAGGAAAGCGTAGATGCTTATAAGAAATCTTTGATGAACAACCCAAAAGATGAGCAAACCAGGTACAACCTTGCTTATGCCATGGAAAAGCTGAAACAGCAGCAACAGCAGGATAAGAAAAACGAAAAGAACAAGGACAAAAACAAGGACGATAAGAGCAAGGACAATAAGAACCAGGAGCAAAAGGATAAGGACGATAAGAATAAAGACAAAAAGGACAAAGACGGCAAGGACAAAGATCAACAGAATAAAGATCAAAAAGGACAGCAGCCGCAACCTGACAAATTATCAAAGGAAGATGCCGAGCGCATGTTGCAAGCCTTAAACAATGAGGAAAAAAACACACAGGACAAACTCAAAAATAAGAAGGCAAAAGGGACTAAAGCAAGAATTGTTAAGGACTGGTAA
- a CDS encoding VWA domain-containing protein, producing MIRFADIQILWGLLGIPVLILLFFFITRWKHKALARLGNAHTVKRLMPEVSFSRPIWKFVLFVLAYAFLIVAIADPQIGTKTEEGKRSGSDVLVLLDVSNSMLAADLSPNRLENAKRAISQMIDSMHNDRIGIVIFAGQAYVQLPITTDYAAAKLFLNNISTDIVPTQGTAIGAAIEMGLETFEQVTGKSKAMIIMTDGENHEDDAVAAAKTASAKGIEIHVIGEGSPEGAPVPVYKNGQPVGFHTDEQGKTVLSKLNEEMCKEIATAGNGAYVRSSNANSGLGLIMNEVAKMEKKTYESKVFKNYEDRFQIFLGITLALLLLEFFISNRKYISQERKSKLWELFEVRKS from the coding sequence ATGATACGTTTTGCAGACATACAAATATTATGGGGCTTACTGGGTATTCCTGTTTTAATCCTCTTATTTTTTTTCATCACCAGATGGAAACATAAAGCCCTGGCACGTTTAGGCAATGCCCATACCGTAAAGCGCCTGATGCCCGAAGTTTCATTTTCCCGCCCTATCTGGAAATTTGTCCTTTTTGTACTGGCCTATGCATTTTTGATTGTGGCCATTGCAGATCCGCAGATAGGTACTAAAACTGAAGAAGGCAAGCGAAGCGGATCGGATGTACTGGTTTTACTGGATGTATCAAACAGTATGCTGGCAGCTGATCTTTCTCCAAACAGACTGGAGAATGCTAAACGTGCCATTTCTCAAATGATAGACAGTATGCATAACGACAGGATTGGCATCGTCATTTTTGCAGGTCAGGCTTATGTTCAACTCCCCATTACTACAGACTATGCTGCTGCTAAACTGTTTCTCAACAATATCAGCACAGACATTGTTCCAACACAAGGAACGGCCATTGGTGCTGCCATAGAAATGGGACTGGAGACCTTTGAGCAGGTTACCGGAAAAAGCAAAGCCATGATTATCATGACAGATGGCGAAAATCATGAAGACGATGCTGTGGCTGCTGCCAAAACTGCCAGTGCTAAGGGTATAGAAATCCATGTGATTGGCGAAGGTTCTCCTGAAGGTGCTCCTGTACCGGTTTACAAAAACGGACAACCCGTAGGCTTTCATACCGACGAACAAGGAAAAACCGTCTTGAGTAAATTGAATGAAGAAATGTGTAAGGAAATTGCAACAGCAGGAAATGGAGCATACGTAAGATCTTCTAATGCCAATAGCGGCTTAGGTTTGATTATGAACGAAGTGGCCAAAATGGAAAAGAAGACCTATGAAAGCAAAGTATTTAAAAACTACGAAGACAGGTTCCAGATCTTTCTGGGCATTACCCTGGCCCTGCTGTTATTGGAATTCTTCATCTCTAACAGAAAATACATTAGCCAGGAAAGAAAATCTAAATTGTGGGAGCTATTTGAGGTACGTAAATCATGA
- a CDS encoding VWA domain-containing protein gives MSWFKGITFAQPVFFWLLLLIPLVVLWYIKRQNKLQGTLGVSAIKGFSAAAAKNKNRFFAKHAGLRHYAIVLRVLALIMIIVALARPQSALSWQNSTTEGIDIVIATDISGSMLSEDLKPNRLEAGKEIAIDFIKDRPDDRIGLVVFSGESFTQCPLTIDHDVLINLFKGISNGMITDGTAIGMGLATAVSRLKESDAKSKVVILLTDGSNTTGSIPPATAAEIAKQMKVRVYTVGVGTKGFAPYPVKTPFGIQYQQVPVTIDEPTLTNIAKITGGKYFRATNNQKLKEIYTQIDNLEKAKIAVTQYHKKTERFFPLALLALFLLLLEFLLKNTVFKGALT, from the coding sequence ATGAGTTGGTTTAAAGGAATAACATTTGCCCAACCAGTTTTTTTCTGGTTATTGCTTTTAATTCCATTGGTTGTACTTTGGTACATCAAGCGTCAAAATAAGTTACAGGGCACACTTGGCGTTTCGGCAATTAAAGGGTTTTCTGCCGCGGCAGCTAAAAATAAAAACCGCTTTTTTGCTAAACATGCTGGCCTCCGTCATTATGCCATTGTATTGAGGGTGCTTGCCTTAATCATGATCATTGTTGCATTGGCCAGGCCACAATCTGCCTTAAGCTGGCAAAACAGCACGACAGAAGGAATAGATATTGTGATTGCGACTGATATTTCAGGAAGTATGCTTTCAGAGGATTTAAAACCCAACCGCCTCGAAGCCGGTAAAGAGATTGCAATTGATTTTATTAAAGACCGGCCAGACGACCGGATTGGATTGGTGGTATTTAGTGGTGAAAGCTTTACCCAATGTCCGCTTACGATAGACCATGACGTGCTCATTAACCTGTTTAAAGGAATTAGCAACGGGATGATTACCGACGGTACGGCAATTGGGATGGGCCTTGCTACAGCAGTAAGCCGACTTAAAGAAAGTGATGCAAAAAGTAAGGTAGTCATTTTGCTAACTGACGGATCTAATACAACCGGTTCTATACCTCCTGCTACGGCAGCAGAAATTGCCAAACAAATGAAGGTAAGGGTATATACAGTAGGCGTAGGCACTAAAGGCTTTGCCCCCTACCCGGTTAAAACTCCCTTTGGCATCCAATACCAGCAGGTGCCTGTTACCATTGATGAACCTACCCTTACCAATATTGCTAAAATTACCGGAGGTAAGTATTTCAGGGCCACCAATAACCAAAAGCTAAAAGAGATCTATACGCAGATTGACAACCTGGAAAAGGCAAAGATTGCGGTAACGCAGTACCACAAAAAAACCGAGCGCTTTTTCCCTTTGGCATTGCTGGCGCTATTTTTACTGTTGCTGGAATTTCTATTAAAAAACACTGTATTTAAAGGGGCATTGACATAA